The genomic region CCACCCAGGAGACCATGACCAATGCCCATACGGCAAGGCAATGGTTCCTCCACAGGGCCAAAGATCCGGCTCATGTGGCCCGGCACTTCGTGGCCATATCCACCCAAGCCGACAGGGTCAAGGCTTTCGGAATAGATCCTGCCAACATGTTCCAGTTTTGGGATTGGGTGGGGGGGAGGTTCTCCCTTTGGTCAGCCATAGGTCTGTCTTTGGCATGCTACATAGGCTTCGAGAGGTTCCAGGAGCTTCTCCAGGGAGCCCACGAGATGGATCTACATTTCAAAAACACCCCTCTGGAGAAAAACATCCCTGTCATTCTGGCCCTCATATCCATCTGGTACAACAATTTTTTTGGCACCCATACAGAGGCCGTGATCCCCTATGACCAGTCCATGGAGAAGTTTCCCGCCTATCTCCAGCAGGCCAGCATGGAGAGTAATGGTAAGGCCCTGGACAGGGCGGGCCGCCGGGTCTCTTACGAGACAGCTCCCATCCTCTGGGGACAACCTGGAACAGACGGGCAGCATGCTTTCTTCCAGCTTCTTCACCAGGGCACAAGGCTGGTGCCTGCGGATTTTCTAGCCCCTGCCTTGAGCCATCATCAGGTGGGGCCCCATCATGACATCCTGCTTTCCAATTTTCTGGCCCAGACAGAGGCCCTCATGATGGGAAAGAGCCTCCAAGAGGTCCAGGAGGAGATGGCCTCCCAGGGTTTCTCTTCCCAGGAAATAGAAAGACTGGCCCCTTACAGAAGCTTCGAGGGAAACCGTCCTTCCAACACCATTCTTTTCCCAAAGCTCACCCCCAAGGTGCTGGGAAGCCTCATTGCCCTCTACGAGCACAAGATCTTCGTGCAGGGGGTCATATGGAACATCTTCAGTTTTGACCAGTGGGGCGTGGAGCTGGGTAAGCAACTGGCAGGCAGGATCCTCAAGGAGTTGCAGGGGGCCCCGGCTCAAGGCAAACATGACGCATCCACCCTGGGACTCATGAGTGCCTTGCGCCTGATGAGAGAGAGGCAAGCCACTGCCAAGGACAGCCAGCCTCTGTAGTTCACCAGGAGTCAATGATGGAAGCCAAGTTTACCCTGAG from bacterium harbors:
- the pgi gene encoding glucose-6-phosphate isomerase; protein product: MLARIDPTSTQSWSRLKQHFQEVKDLHMRDLFLKDPERFQRFSLWLGDEILVDFSKNRLTQRTLELLMDLARECRLEMAIRSMFSAETINETEGRAVLHVALRNLSGESVLLEGRDVMPEVRSVWEKMKVFCQDVRSGRWLGYTGKPIRDIVNIGIGGSDLGPRMAAQCLRPYGHPGLSLHFVSNVDGAQIVQTLEGLDPEATLFMISSKSFTTQETMTNAHTARQWFLHRAKDPAHVARHFVAISTQADRVKAFGIDPANMFQFWDWVGGRFSLWSAIGLSLACYIGFERFQELLQGAHEMDLHFKNTPLEKNIPVILALISIWYNNFFGTHTEAVIPYDQSMEKFPAYLQQASMESNGKALDRAGRRVSYETAPILWGQPGTDGQHAFFQLLHQGTRLVPADFLAPALSHHQVGPHHDILLSNFLAQTEALMMGKSLQEVQEEMASQGFSSQEIERLAPYRSFEGNRPSNTILFPKLTPKVLGSLIALYEHKIFVQGVIWNIFSFDQWGVELGKQLAGRILKELQGAPAQGKHDASTLGLMSALRLMRERQATAKDSQPL